A genomic segment from Actinoplanes sichuanensis encodes:
- a CDS encoding glycosyltransferase family 2 protein yields the protein MNATAARPALIDLTVVVPFFNPGPVVRRTVEQLVACLTEAGVVFEVIAVSDGSTDGSAALLAGMANVTVLDNPVNQGKGAALHQGFAAANGAWVGFIDADGDIDPRHLVDYLTLARTGGHAMVYADKRHIASVSGAGRARKLISVSYSTLVTAMFGLTVRDTQTGCKIIRRDVLTEVLPRLRERRFAFDLELFVATNAAGITDLHAAPVRLETRVAGSTVTTKSIIRTIRDTFTIYGRRRANHYAVYALAA from the coding sequence ATGAACGCCACCGCCGCCCGCCCCGCCCTCATCGACCTCACCGTGGTCGTGCCGTTCTTCAACCCGGGTCCGGTGGTGCGTCGCACGGTCGAGCAGCTGGTCGCCTGCCTGACCGAGGCCGGGGTGGTGTTCGAGGTGATCGCGGTCTCCGACGGTTCGACCGACGGCTCCGCCGCCCTGCTCGCGGGCATGGCGAACGTGACGGTGCTCGACAACCCGGTCAACCAGGGCAAGGGCGCCGCCCTGCACCAGGGGTTCGCCGCCGCCAACGGTGCGTGGGTCGGGTTCATCGACGCCGACGGCGACATCGACCCCCGGCACCTGGTCGACTACCTGACGCTCGCCCGCACCGGCGGCCACGCGATGGTCTACGCCGACAAGCGCCACATCGCCTCGGTCTCCGGTGCCGGCCGGGCCCGCAAACTGATCTCGGTGTCCTACTCGACGCTGGTCACCGCCATGTTCGGCCTGACGGTCCGCGACACCCAGACCGGCTGCAAGATCATCCGCCGGGACGTACTCACCGAGGTCCTGCCCCGCCTGCGCGAACGCCGCTTCGCGTTCGACCTCGAACTGTTCGTCGCGACCAACGCCGCCGGCATCACCGACCTGCACGCCGCCCCGGTCCGCCTCGAGACCCGCGTCGCCGGATCGACGGTCACCACCAAGAGCATCATCCGCACCATCCGCGACACGTTCACCATCTACGGCCGCCGCCGCGCGAACCACTACGCCGTCTACGCCCTCGCCGCCTGA
- a CDS encoding MFS transporter → MRRRTSITLLAAGHACVDVYQGAVAALVPLFVAERAYTYAAVSGVVLAASLLSSVAQPVFGALTDRWAMPWLLPVSTLIGGVGIAVSGLTGSYPLTLLFVALSGIGVAAYHPESARIAREASDGSHTAMAWFSTGGNIGFAVAPLLVAAITGLRWTPLLMVPALAGAAMALPVLQALTRRRNATIPKTGRDDISSFLRLTFAVIFRSIAFVGLSAFVSLYARQRQGGDPAAGTAALFLLYLGGVVGSLLGGSAASRWGRVTTSRWSYGVAVFAIAGVVWAPGPAFYLFVALTSIALYVPFSLQITLGQDYLPSRVGTASGVTLGLTVSVGGLASPVIGALADATSLQAALMPLVVMPALSLLIFQTLRDPAPIRAC, encoded by the coding sequence GTGCGAAGACGAACCTCCATCACCCTGCTGGCCGCCGGGCACGCCTGCGTCGACGTCTACCAGGGCGCCGTCGCCGCGCTGGTGCCGCTGTTCGTGGCCGAGCGCGCCTACACGTACGCCGCCGTGTCCGGTGTCGTCCTCGCCGCGTCGCTGCTGTCGTCGGTCGCGCAGCCGGTGTTCGGCGCCCTCACCGACCGGTGGGCGATGCCGTGGCTGCTGCCCGTGAGCACCCTGATCGGCGGAGTCGGCATCGCGGTGAGCGGCCTGACCGGCAGTTACCCGCTGACGCTGCTGTTCGTGGCGCTGTCCGGGATCGGCGTGGCCGCCTACCACCCCGAGTCGGCCCGGATCGCCCGCGAGGCGAGCGACGGCAGCCACACGGCGATGGCCTGGTTCTCGACCGGCGGCAACATCGGTTTCGCGGTGGCGCCGCTGCTGGTCGCCGCGATCACCGGGCTGAGGTGGACGCCGTTGCTGATGGTCCCGGCACTCGCCGGGGCCGCGATGGCACTGCCGGTGCTGCAGGCCCTGACCCGGCGCCGGAACGCCACGATCCCGAAGACCGGCCGTGACGACATCTCGTCGTTTCTGCGCCTGACGTTCGCGGTGATCTTCCGGTCGATCGCGTTCGTCGGGCTGAGCGCCTTCGTCTCGCTCTACGCTCGGCAACGGCAGGGCGGAGACCCGGCCGCGGGTACGGCAGCCTTGTTCCTGCTGTATCTCGGCGGAGTCGTCGGCTCCCTGCTCGGCGGTTCGGCGGCGAGCAGGTGGGGCCGGGTCACGACGTCGCGCTGGTCGTATGGCGTGGCCGTCTTCGCGATCGCCGGTGTGGTGTGGGCGCCCGGCCCGGCGTTCTACCTGTTCGTGGCCCTGACCTCGATCGCGCTGTACGTGCCGTTCTCGCTGCAGATCACTCTCGGACAGGACTACCTGCCGAGCCGGGTCGGCACCGCGAGCGGCGTCACCCTGGGGCTGACGGTCAGCGTCGGCGGTCTGGCGAGCCCGGTCATCGGCGCGCTGGCCGACGCCACCTCACTGCAGGCCGCGCTCATGCCGCTGGTGGTGATGCCCGCGTTGAGCTTGTTGATCTTCCAGACGTTGCGTGATCCGGCGCCGATACGGGCGTGTTAG
- a CDS encoding Type 1 glutamine amidotransferase-like domain-containing protein → MKFLLTDSGVRNASIRQALVDLLGKPIAEAGALCIPTAGYGGRYGEPGGPWRFISGRSPSPMTELGWKSVGVLELTALPSIDRELWTSWVHAADVLLVNGGDTMYLHRWMRESGLAEMLPTLHDTVYVGLSAGSMVVTPRIGRHFTDGDDTTLGLVDFSIFPHLNDPDSPHFSMAEAERWATGIDRPAYAIDAQTAIKVTEAGTEIVSEGQWKKFDS, encoded by the coding sequence GTGAAATTCCTGCTGACCGATTCCGGCGTTCGAAACGCGAGCATTCGGCAGGCCCTGGTCGACCTGCTGGGCAAGCCGATCGCCGAGGCCGGCGCCCTCTGCATTCCCACCGCGGGATACGGCGGCCGGTACGGCGAACCGGGCGGTCCCTGGCGTTTCATCAGTGGCCGGTCGCCCAGTCCGATGACCGAGCTGGGCTGGAAATCGGTCGGCGTGCTGGAACTGACCGCCCTACCCAGCATCGATCGGGAGCTGTGGACCTCGTGGGTCCACGCGGCCGACGTGTTGCTGGTCAACGGCGGCGACACCATGTACCTGCACCGCTGGATGCGCGAGTCCGGCCTGGCCGAGATGCTGCCGACGCTGCACGACACCGTCTACGTCGGGCTGAGCGCCGGCAGCATGGTGGTGACACCGCGGATCGGAAGGCATTTCACCGACGGCGACGACACGACTCTGGGACTGGTCGACTTCTCGATCTTCCCGCACCTGAACGACCCGGATTCCCCGCATTTCTCGATGGCCGAGGCGGAACGGTGGGCCACCGGAATCGACAGGCCCGCGTATGCCATCGACGCGCAGACCGCCATCAAGGTGACCGAAGCCGGCACCGAGATCGTCTCGGAGGGACAGTGGAAAAAGTTCGACTCCTGA
- a CDS encoding S16 family serine protease — translation MEKVRLLTAGVFGTALLAAGVWFAPMPYLVEKPGPTLDVLGADVIAVTGADVSASTGKLLLTTVEVTDVGGGADAVGAWFDDRRALVPREAVFPAGQSDEQVQQVNQEAFATSESTAIAVALTEMGQPAGVRVSIDVREIGGPSAGLMLVLGIVDKLTPADLTGGRVIAGTGEIRADGAVGPIGGIPQKLHGAKAAGAEFFLVPEGNCAEAAANPVPGLTLAKVATADDALLALKTVTAGGVPAPC, via the coding sequence GTGGAAAAAGTTCGACTCCTGACCGCCGGTGTGTTCGGGACGGCTCTGCTTGCCGCCGGGGTCTGGTTCGCGCCGATGCCGTATCTGGTGGAGAAGCCTGGTCCGACGCTCGACGTGCTCGGGGCGGACGTGATCGCCGTGACCGGTGCGGACGTCTCCGCCTCGACGGGAAAGCTGCTGCTCACCACGGTCGAGGTCACTGATGTGGGTGGCGGCGCCGATGCGGTCGGTGCCTGGTTCGACGATCGGAGGGCGCTGGTCCCGCGGGAGGCGGTCTTTCCGGCCGGGCAGAGCGACGAGCAGGTTCAGCAGGTGAATCAGGAGGCGTTCGCGACGTCGGAGAGCACCGCGATCGCGGTGGCCCTGACCGAAATGGGTCAACCGGCGGGGGTACGGGTGAGCATCGACGTTCGTGAGATCGGTGGCCCGAGTGCCGGGCTGATGCTGGTGCTCGGCATCGTCGACAAGCTCACTCCGGCCGACCTCACCGGCGGTCGGGTGATCGCCGGGACCGGGGAGATCCGCGCGGACGGCGCGGTCGGCCCGATCGGCGGCATCCCCCAGAAGCTGCACGGCGCCAAGGCGGCCGGGGCCGAGTTCTTCCTGGTTCCGGAGGGCAACTGCGCGGAGGCGGCGGCCAACCCGGTGCCCGGTCTGACCCTGGCGAAGGTGGCCACGGCCGACGACGCGCTGCTCGCGCTGAAGACCGTCACCGCCGGGGGCGTCCCCGCACCGTGCTGA
- a CDS encoding lycopene cyclase family protein gives MTSPVTVDLALVGGGGAASLVLAALDRKDLSGVRVAIVDPVHKRGQDRTWAFWGEPGSFLDPLLSASWAAVDVVTAEGRRTLPLRPLRYAMLRSGPLYELAGAAEQRLGAVRVTAAADRLDDDGSRVVVRDEAGTPLVRAGWVLDSRPRSPARSGRTNWLQHFRGWWLESDRAIFEPGRAVLMDFRTPQPARGVSFGYVLPVDERFALVEYTEFSPSVLSGDEYDAALRGYLALLGIDEAAVRVREVENGVIPMTDGVFEARPSPRVVRLGTAGGATRPSTGFTFTAMARQADRIAVEVAAGRPPLPGPAYPGRHRWMDAVQLRALDRGMVDGVEFFGRLFDRNPPERVLRFLDGTTSWGEDLRLMASSPLLPMTRAAAGDAVARLGRVVQAARA, from the coding sequence ATGACTTCGCCCGTCACGGTTGATCTGGCTCTGGTCGGTGGGGGCGGGGCCGCTTCACTCGTACTCGCCGCTCTGGATCGAAAAGATCTTTCGGGGGTACGGGTGGCGATCGTCGACCCGGTGCACAAACGTGGGCAGGATCGGACCTGGGCTTTCTGGGGTGAGCCCGGTTCGTTTCTCGATCCGCTGCTCAGTGCGAGCTGGGCGGCGGTCGACGTGGTGACGGCGGAGGGTCGGCGGACTCTGCCGCTGCGGCCGCTGCGGTATGCGATGTTGCGGTCGGGGCCGCTCTACGAGCTGGCCGGTGCGGCGGAGCAGCGGCTCGGCGCGGTGCGGGTCACCGCCGCGGCCGACCGGCTCGACGACGACGGGTCGCGGGTGGTGGTGCGGGACGAAGCCGGTACGCCGTTGGTCCGGGCGGGGTGGGTGCTCGACTCTCGTCCGCGGTCTCCGGCGCGCTCTGGCCGTACCAACTGGTTGCAGCATTTTCGGGGTTGGTGGTTGGAGTCGGACCGGGCGATCTTCGAGCCGGGGCGGGCGGTCCTGATGGATTTTCGGACTCCGCAGCCCGCGCGTGGGGTGTCGTTCGGGTATGTGCTGCCGGTCGATGAGCGGTTCGCGTTGGTCGAATACACCGAATTCTCGCCGTCGGTGCTGTCCGGCGACGAGTATGACGCGGCGTTGCGCGGCTATCTCGCGCTGCTCGGCATCGACGAGGCGGCGGTGCGGGTGCGGGAGGTGGAGAACGGGGTGATCCCGATGACCGACGGTGTCTTCGAGGCCCGTCCGTCGCCGCGGGTGGTGCGGCTGGGTACGGCGGGTGGGGCGACCCGGCCGTCGACCGGGTTCACGTTCACCGCGATGGCCCGGCAGGCCGATCGGATCGCGGTCGAGGTGGCGGCGGGTCGTCCGCCGCTGCCCGGGCCGGCGTATCCGGGGCGGCACCGGTGGATGGACGCGGTGCAGTTGCGGGCTCTGGACCGCGGAATGGTCGACGGGGTCGAATTCTTCGGGCGGTTGTTCGACCGGAATCCGCCGGAGCGGGTGCTGCGGTTCCTCGACGGCACGACGTCCTGGGGTGAGGATCTGAGGCTGATGGCGTCGAGTCCGCTGCTGCCGATGACGCGGGCGGCGGCCGGTGACGCGGTCGCGCGTCTGGGTCGGGTGGTTCAGGCGGCGAGGGCGTAG